One window of Chloroflexus aggregans DSM 9485 genomic DNA carries:
- a CDS encoding GxxExxY protein, whose amino-acid sequence MNENILSHHIIAAVIEAHRNLGGPGLLERIYEEALVWELSQAGIPVEQQKYLPIKYKNQTLATPLRIDLLVGGLVIVECKAVNFYNEVFTAQALTYLRLSGLKLALVINFGERMVKDGIHRIVNRL is encoded by the coding sequence ATGAACGAAAACATTCTCAGCCACCACATCATTGCTGCTGTAATCGAAGCACATCGTAATCTTGGCGGACCGGGCCTACTCGAGCGTATCTACGAAGAAGCACTAGTATGGGAATTATCACAAGCCGGCATTCCAGTTGAACAACAAAAATATCTGCCGATCAAGTACAAAAACCAAACACTTGCAACCCCACTCCGCATTGATCTTCTGGTGGGTGGATTAGTCATCGTCGAATGCAAAGCCGTGAATTTCTATAACGAGGTGTTTACGGCGCAAGCACTCACTTATTTGCGGTTATCCGGTCTAAAGCTTGCCCTCGTCATCAATTTCGGTGAGCGGATGGTCAAAGATGGTATTCATCGTATTGTAAATCGTCTGTAA
- a CDS encoding MFS transporter: protein MPSQPSSALSDIRLGLRANWAQFSLLVFVNAFVGGMVGIERTVLPLLAEADFGIASKTAILSFIFSFGIVKALANLFAGRLSDRIGRKKVLVTGWIIGLPVPVIIIFAPSWEWIIFANGLLGINQGLCWSTTVIMKIDLVGPQQRGLAMGINEAAGYLAVSAAAFGTGYLATTYSLRPQPFIIGIIIALAGLISSIFLVRETQGHAAVEARTHHNGMPPAARLSFAHILLLTSWKDRSLFAISQAGMFNNLNDGMAWGLFPLYFALHGLSIGDIGILSAIYPAVWGIGQLGAGALSDRVGRKPLITLGMIVQAGGIFLFILTSDFWIWALGSTLLGLGTALVYPTLLAAIGDVAHSTWRASAVGVYRLWRDGGYAIGALLAGSLADALGIRWAIGATGGLTLLSGIIVATVMRETLPGRR from the coding sequence ATGCCATCGCAACCTTCATCCGCACTGAGCGACATCCGGCTTGGGTTACGCGCCAATTGGGCGCAATTCAGCTTGCTTGTCTTCGTTAATGCCTTCGTCGGCGGCATGGTCGGCATCGAGCGCACCGTCTTGCCATTGCTGGCCGAAGCTGATTTCGGCATAGCTTCCAAAACCGCCATCCTGAGTTTCATCTTCAGCTTTGGGATTGTCAAAGCGCTTGCTAACCTGTTTGCCGGCAGGCTCAGTGATCGCATTGGCCGTAAGAAGGTACTGGTTACAGGTTGGATCATCGGTTTGCCGGTGCCGGTGATCATCATCTTCGCGCCAAGCTGGGAGTGGATCATCTTTGCGAATGGGTTGCTCGGTATCAATCAGGGCTTATGCTGGTCAACTACTGTCATCATGAAGATCGATCTGGTCGGCCCCCAACAACGCGGTTTAGCCATGGGCATCAACGAAGCCGCCGGCTATCTGGCCGTCTCGGCAGCAGCGTTCGGCACCGGCTACCTTGCTACCACATACAGCTTACGCCCGCAACCATTTATCATTGGGATTATCATCGCCCTTGCCGGCCTCATCAGCTCGATCTTCTTGGTGCGCGAAACGCAGGGCCATGCCGCCGTTGAAGCGCGCACCCACCACAACGGTATGCCGCCCGCCGCACGACTGTCGTTTGCACACATTCTGCTGCTGACCAGTTGGAAAGATCGCTCGCTCTTCGCGATCAGCCAAGCCGGTATGTTCAACAATCTCAACGACGGCATGGCATGGGGTCTCTTTCCGCTCTACTTTGCCCTGCACGGTCTGTCGATCGGCGACATCGGCATCTTGAGCGCAATCTACCCGGCGGTATGGGGGATCGGCCAACTCGGCGCTGGCGCGCTCTCTGACCGCGTGGGGCGCAAACCATTGATCACACTCGGCATGATTGTGCAAGCCGGCGGCATCTTCCTCTTTATCCTGACCTCAGACTTCTGGATATGGGCACTAGGCAGCACCTTGCTCGGCCTCGGCACTGCCCTCGTCTACCCCACCCTTCTCGCCGCCATCGGCGACGTGGCCCACTCCACATGGCGCGCTTCAGCAGTCGGGGTCTACCGGCTCTGGCGTGACGGCGGCTACGCAATCGGCGCGTTGTTAGCCGGCAGTTTAGCCGATGCACTGGGGATCAGGTGGGCCATTGGCGCCACCGGCGGCCTCACCCTGTTATCAGGAATCATCGTCGCCACGGTGATGCGCGAGACTCTGCCGGGACGACGATGA
- a CDS encoding DoxX family protein, whose translation MTMDLGLLILQVVIGLLMMGHGAQKLFGWFGGQGLRATADWLASMGLRAPRFWALMAGLAEFGGGLLFALGLFHPIGPLAIIAVMITAIALVHWSHGLWISNGGSEYSLVLIVLALVMGLWQPGAYTLDRVLGITLPQPQTFWVGLIIVLLGLAFALFGRQHRAMATPHSAGQATS comes from the coding sequence ATGACGATGGATCTTGGCCTGCTCATCCTACAAGTAGTCATCGGTTTGCTGATGATGGGGCACGGTGCGCAGAAGTTGTTCGGCTGGTTTGGTGGTCAAGGCTTACGCGCCACTGCCGATTGGCTGGCAAGCATGGGACTGCGTGCGCCGCGCTTCTGGGCACTGATGGCCGGGCTGGCCGAGTTTGGTGGCGGGTTGCTCTTCGCACTTGGCCTCTTCCATCCGATTGGCCCTCTCGCCATCATTGCGGTCATGATCACGGCGATTGCTCTCGTCCACTGGTCGCACGGTCTGTGGATTAGCAACGGTGGGAGCGAGTATTCTCTCGTACTGATCGTGCTGGCGTTGGTGATGGGGTTGTGGCAACCCGGCGCATATACCCTCGATCGGGTGTTGGGTATCACTCTGCCGCAACCGCAGACCTTCTGGGTCGGTCTGATCATCGTGCTGCTTGGTCTCGCGTTCGCGCTGTTCGGACGCCAGCATCGTGCGATGGCAACGCCGCATAGCGCCGGTCAAGCTACCAGCTAA
- a CDS encoding aminotransferase-like domain-containing protein, with amino-acid sequence MSSTVDRLTDLFTTRVREIVPPLFGAAGEPVRPLISLAYGLADPALFPRAELIAAATQVLAYEAAESLNYAMSYPGLTDQIVARLQAEGVDAQPEQVLVGYGSGQILALLPEIFVEPGDIVIIEGPSFLGAVKRFVQSGARLITVPVDEHGMNVTVLADVLRRLAAEGRRPKFIYTIPTFHNPTGVTLSLDRRRQLVALAAEYGVPVVEDDAYIDLRFSGEPLPSLAALDQAGWVIRVGTYSKILAPGLRIGWVHARREIIDRLLMVKAEGTTGPFITRVVARYCADGRLERHITELRRHYAAKCHVMVSAVQRHFPAEAHFVRPEGGFFIWVTLPSGVSAQTLLTAARSRGAEFLPGSACFAEPGQGDNAIRLAFSFQSSERIEQGIAAIGAAFGDL; translated from the coding sequence ATGTCTTCAACTGTTGATCGTCTGACCGATCTCTTCACGACACGGGTGCGTGAAATTGTGCCACCGCTCTTTGGGGCTGCCGGCGAGCCGGTCCGACCGCTAATCAGCCTTGCCTATGGATTAGCCGACCCCGCCCTCTTCCCCCGTGCCGAGCTGATAGCTGCCGCTACCCAAGTGTTAGCTTACGAAGCGGCCGAATCGCTCAACTACGCGATGTCATACCCCGGCCTAACTGACCAGATCGTGGCTCGTTTACAGGCTGAAGGAGTCGATGCCCAACCCGAACAGGTGTTAGTCGGTTACGGTTCTGGTCAGATTTTAGCTCTCTTGCCTGAAATCTTTGTTGAGCCGGGCGACATCGTGATCATCGAAGGTCCGAGTTTTCTCGGTGCGGTCAAGCGCTTTGTCCAGAGCGGTGCCCGACTGATAACGGTGCCGGTCGATGAGCACGGCATGAACGTTACCGTGCTGGCCGATGTCTTACGCAGGTTAGCCGCAGAGGGTCGGCGACCAAAGTTTATCTACACGATTCCCACCTTCCACAATCCTACCGGCGTAACGCTCAGCCTCGACCGACGGCGGCAGCTTGTGGCGTTAGCCGCCGAATACGGCGTACCCGTCGTCGAAGATGATGCCTATATCGATCTTCGGTTCAGTGGTGAGCCACTACCATCATTGGCTGCACTCGACCAAGCCGGTTGGGTGATCCGAGTTGGTACCTACTCCAAGATACTTGCGCCCGGCTTACGTATTGGCTGGGTGCATGCCCGTCGGGAAATCATCGACCGGCTCCTCATGGTCAAAGCCGAAGGCACCACCGGCCCATTTATTACCCGTGTAGTTGCCCGCTACTGCGCCGATGGCCGTCTCGAACGGCATATTACCGAGCTACGCCGACACTATGCTGCAAAGTGTCACGTGATGGTTTCAGCAGTTCAGCGTCATTTTCCTGCCGAGGCACATTTTGTCAGACCGGAAGGTGGCTTTTTTATTTGGGTTACGTTACCTTCAGGGGTTAGCGCTCAGACCCTATTGACCGCCGCTCGCTCCCGTGGTGCCGAATTTTTGCCCGGCTCTGCCTGCTTCGCCGAACCGGGCCAAGGTGATAATGCAATCCGTCTCGCCTTTAGCTTCCAAAGCAGTGAACGGATAGAGCAAGGGATCGCCGCAATCGGTGCTGCATTCGGCGATCTGTAA
- a CDS encoding D-2-hydroxyacid dehydrogenase: protein MKLVLPGLLRDELLPRVKTVAPEAIIVWYDQNGEPDAPINDAEVLLRWFFPPEQLAGFIHRMPALRWLHIPRAGVDGLLIPEVIERDIIVTNSAGVHAIPISEFVMLFALSHVKQATHLHQLQAAHQWREHDLQLRELAGSTMLIIGLGQIGQAIATRASAFGMRVWGSRRTPRPTTGVERVVGEGEWRTLLPEADFVVIATPLTPFTRGMFGREELALMKPDAYLINIARGEIIDETALIEALRNRRIAGAGLDVFTQEPLPPDSPFWTLPNVFVTPHISWSSPFIRSRTLDLFITNLHAFIHNEPMINVVDKQAGY from the coding sequence ATGAAACTCGTACTACCCGGTTTATTGCGTGATGAACTCCTTCCCCGTGTGAAAACCGTCGCGCCAGAAGCGATCATCGTCTGGTACGATCAGAACGGTGAACCAGACGCACCAATTAACGATGCAGAGGTCCTGCTTCGCTGGTTTTTTCCCCCCGAACAGTTAGCCGGCTTTATCCACCGTATGCCGGCGCTACGTTGGCTACACATCCCTCGTGCCGGCGTTGATGGTTTACTCATCCCTGAAGTGATCGAACGCGACATCATCGTTACCAATTCTGCCGGTGTCCACGCCATACCCATCAGCGAATTCGTAATGCTCTTTGCCCTCAGTCATGTAAAGCAAGCCACCCATCTACATCAATTACAAGCCGCTCATCAGTGGCGAGAACACGATCTCCAATTACGCGAGCTGGCCGGATCAACCATGCTCATCATCGGTCTCGGTCAGATCGGGCAGGCCATTGCCACGCGCGCAAGCGCCTTTGGAATGCGGGTCTGGGGTTCGCGCCGCACACCACGCCCGACCACCGGAGTCGAACGGGTGGTGGGTGAAGGGGAATGGAGGACATTGCTGCCGGAGGCCGATTTTGTCGTCATCGCAACTCCACTAACACCGTTCACCCGTGGCATGTTTGGGCGAGAGGAACTGGCGCTGATGAAGCCGGATGCCTACCTGATCAATATTGCCCGTGGTGAAATCATTGACGAAACGGCATTGATCGAAGCCCTCCGTAATCGTCGGATCGCCGGAGCCGGCCTCGATGTCTTTACCCAAGAGCCATTGCCCCCCGACAGTCCATTTTGGACATTGCCGAATGTCTTTGTGACGCCACATATCTCATGGAGTTCTCCGTTTATCCGTTCCCGTACCCTTGATCTCTTTATCACGAACCTGCACGCTTTCATCCACAACGAGCCAATGATCAACGTGGTTGATAAGCAAGCCGGGTATTGA
- the efp gene encoding elongation factor P yields MAAGTTSDLRNGIVIRYNNDLYQVVEFQHVAPGNWRAFVRMKLKSLTTGKVIEDRVRAGAEIDIVRIERRPMQYLYREGDSFVFMDNDTFDQIPVSAELVGDAVKFMKENETVDLVYDAEKDQIIGVELPIFVNLKVVETTVAVRGDTATNVTKPATLETGAVIEVPAFINEGDVLKIDTRTGEYITRV; encoded by the coding sequence ATGGCAGCGGGAACAACTTCAGATTTGCGTAACGGTATCGTCATTCGGTACAACAACGATCTGTATCAGGTCGTTGAGTTTCAGCACGTTGCGCCGGGCAACTGGCGCGCCTTCGTGCGGATGAAGCTGAAGAGTCTAACTACCGGTAAAGTCATTGAAGATCGAGTACGGGCCGGTGCAGAGATCGACATTGTACGTATCGAGCGCCGTCCGATGCAGTACCTCTACCGCGAAGGCGACAGCTTCGTCTTTATGGACAACGATACCTTCGATCAAATTCCGGTTTCGGCGGAGTTGGTCGGTGATGCGGTGAAGTTTATGAAAGAGAATGAGACGGTTGACCTTGTGTACGACGCCGAGAAGGATCAGATTATCGGTGTCGAGTTGCCGATCTTCGTCAACCTGAAAGTGGTGGAGACGACGGTGGCGGTGCGCGGCGACACGGCGACGAACGTAACCAAACCGGCTACGTTAGAGACAGGAGCGGTGATTGAGGTACCGGCGTTTATCAATGAGGGTGACGTGTTGAAGATCGATACGCGCACCGGCGAATACATTACGCGGGTGTAA
- the groL gene encoding chaperonin GroEL (60 kDa chaperone family; promotes refolding of misfolded polypeptides especially under stressful conditions; forms two stacked rings of heptamers to form a barrel-shaped 14mer; ends can be capped by GroES; misfolded proteins enter the barrel where they are refolded when GroES binds), producing the protein MAKQLIFDQQARTALKHGIDTLALAVKTTLGPRGRNVALDKKWGAPTVTHDGVSVAKEIELKDPFANLGVQLLKQAAVKTNDVAGDGTTTATVLAQAIINEGLKLVAAGANPMLLKRGLDKGGQALVARIKEQAITLKTRDEIRNVATISAQDAEVGELLATVMDKIGRDGVVTVEEGKSTHLEHELVEGMQFDRGYISPYFITDSARMEAVLDEPYILITDKKISSIKDLLPILEAVLSSGKKDLLVIAEDVDGEALATLVVNKLRGTLNALAVKAPGFGDRRKAMLQDIAILTGGTVISEEIGRKLESATLQDLGRARRVKADKDNTVIVEGHGDKQAIQARIAQLKQQIETTTSDYDREKLQERVAKLSGGVAVIKVGAPTEPAMKERKARVEDALNATRAAVEEGIVPGGGVALLNAIPALDNVTTQFDEERMALNVLRRALEEPLRQLATNAGEDGSVVVENVRNEQRKHNNNHYGYDVMTGTYVDLMQAGIIDPAKVVRTALENAISVAGMVLTTEALIVEAPEPKKNNNTPPMPDDDF; encoded by the coding sequence ATGGCGAAGCAACTGATCTTCGATCAGCAAGCTCGTACTGCACTCAAACACGGTATCGATACACTCGCGCTAGCAGTCAAAACGACGCTCGGTCCACGTGGGCGTAATGTCGCACTCGATAAGAAATGGGGTGCGCCAACCGTCACCCACGACGGTGTAAGCGTCGCGAAGGAGATTGAGCTGAAGGATCCGTTCGCCAACCTTGGTGTCCAACTGCTCAAGCAGGCAGCCGTCAAGACCAACGATGTTGCCGGTGATGGTACCACCACGGCAACGGTGCTTGCCCAAGCGATTATCAATGAGGGCTTGAAACTGGTCGCTGCCGGCGCCAACCCCATGCTGCTCAAGCGTGGTCTCGATAAAGGTGGTCAAGCACTGGTCGCTCGCATCAAAGAGCAGGCGATCACCCTCAAGACCCGCGATGAGATTCGGAACGTCGCGACAATCTCTGCCCAAGATGCCGAGGTTGGTGAGTTACTGGCGACCGTGATGGATAAGATCGGTCGCGACGGCGTCGTTACGGTCGAGGAGGGGAAGAGCACCCATCTCGAGCACGAGCTGGTCGAGGGTATGCAGTTTGACCGTGGTTATATCTCGCCCTACTTCATCACCGACTCGGCTCGCATGGAGGCGGTGCTCGATGAACCCTACATCTTGATCACCGACAAGAAGATCAGCTCGATCAAGGATTTGTTGCCGATCCTTGAAGCGGTGCTAAGCAGCGGCAAGAAGGATCTCCTCGTCATCGCTGAGGATGTTGATGGTGAGGCTCTGGCGACGTTGGTCGTCAACAAGCTGCGTGGTACCCTTAATGCCCTCGCCGTGAAGGCCCCCGGCTTCGGCGACCGGCGCAAGGCGATGCTGCAAGATATTGCGATCCTCACCGGTGGTACCGTCATCTCCGAGGAGATTGGCCGCAAGCTCGAAAGCGCTACTCTGCAAGACCTTGGCCGCGCCCGCCGCGTGAAGGCCGACAAGGATAACACTGTGATCGTCGAGGGTCACGGTGACAAGCAAGCCATCCAGGCTCGCATTGCCCAACTCAAGCAGCAGATCGAGACTACAACTTCGGATTACGACCGCGAGAAGTTGCAGGAGCGTGTCGCGAAGTTGTCGGGTGGTGTGGCCGTGATCAAGGTCGGTGCGCCGACCGAACCGGCGATGAAAGAGCGCAAAGCCCGCGTCGAAGATGCGCTCAACGCGACCCGCGCTGCAGTTGAGGAGGGTATCGTTCCCGGTGGTGGTGTCGCACTTCTCAACGCCATCCCAGCACTCGATAACGTCACCACTCAGTTTGACGAAGAGCGCATGGCGCTCAACGTCCTGCGCCGCGCCCTCGAAGAGCCACTCCGCCAGCTCGCAACCAATGCCGGCGAAGATGGTTCGGTGGTGGTTGAGAACGTGCGCAACGAGCAGCGGAAGCACAACAACAACCACTACGGTTACGATGTCATGACCGGTACGTATGTCGATCTCATGCAAGCCGGCATTATCGACCCGGCCAAAGTGGTACGTACCGCGTTGGAGAACGCAATTAGCGTCGCCGGTATGGTGCTGACCACCGAGGCGTTGATCGTCGAGGCCCCTGAACCCAAGAAGAACAACAACACGCCACCAATGCCGGACGACGATTTCTAA
- the csx2 gene encoding TIGR02221 family CRISPR-associated protein, whose product MKAITFLGARPQETCYVFPDGCEHVAPFFGLALAQYLPDLDFVVFTTELTAQFYHQYFASAQAASIQAVRIPDGRDDAELWRIFQAVVDVIEPNAAVVFDITHGFRSLPFLSFLAAAYLRKVKSIQLKHVFFGNFEMRDQSVTPHRTPVLDLTNFVELLDWMVGADLFVRFGDARDLATLLHTQHNRGKPDPKTASKDEMAAWNNSPIKATAKNLTKVSKALRVVRPADAMQASAQIMQQLPAVEHEIGTLAVPFMPLAQQIIDNFRPIALGKTEQVDPLRILQTELNLVGWYLDRGQVFQAVALAREWLVSWVMVQLGKSDILEKAERQLVEQMLGEAVQAQRGGTGAEIPVDLNAIPSLKEVINLYNQLGDLRNDLMHAGKRKQPQGAQRVEECAKRLYESLQNTCRLPS is encoded by the coding sequence ATGAAAGCCATTACCTTCCTCGGCGCTAGACCGCAAGAAACATGCTATGTCTTTCCAGATGGTTGCGAGCATGTTGCGCCCTTTTTCGGGCTAGCATTGGCTCAGTACCTTCCAGATCTGGATTTCGTTGTTTTTACTACTGAACTGACGGCTCAATTCTACCATCAATATTTTGCCAGTGCGCAAGCTGCGAGCATTCAAGCAGTTCGCATCCCTGATGGGCGCGATGATGCTGAACTGTGGCGAATCTTTCAGGCTGTGGTTGACGTCATTGAACCGAACGCAGCGGTTGTGTTCGATATTACTCACGGCTTTCGCTCGCTGCCATTCTTATCCTTCCTCGCCGCTGCCTATTTGCGCAAAGTCAAGTCCATTCAACTAAAACATGTATTCTTCGGTAATTTTGAAATGCGTGATCAGAGTGTCACTCCTCATCGCACGCCTGTGCTTGATCTGACCAATTTTGTCGAATTGCTCGACTGGATGGTCGGGGCCGACCTGTTTGTGCGTTTCGGCGATGCGCGTGATTTGGCTACGTTGCTGCATACGCAGCATAATCGGGGCAAGCCCGATCCAAAAACTGCTAGTAAGGATGAAATGGCTGCTTGGAACAATTCACCAATTAAAGCAACAGCGAAGAATCTGACGAAAGTCTCAAAGGCACTGCGCGTCGTGCGTCCGGCTGATGCAATGCAGGCAAGTGCTCAGATTATGCAACAATTGCCCGCTGTCGAACACGAGATCGGCACGCTGGCAGTGCCCTTTATGCCGCTAGCTCAGCAGATCATTGACAATTTTCGCCCAATTGCGCTCGGTAAAACCGAACAAGTCGATCCGTTACGCATACTGCAAACCGAACTGAATTTAGTTGGCTGGTATCTGGATCGCGGTCAGGTTTTTCAAGCGGTGGCATTGGCTCGTGAGTGGTTGGTGTCGTGGGTCATGGTACAACTTGGTAAGAGTGATATATTGGAAAAGGCAGAGCGTCAACTGGTCGAACAGATGCTTGGCGAGGCTGTCCAAGCTCAGAGGGGCGGTACTGGCGCAGAGATACCTGTTGATCTCAATGCCATTCCCTCACTGAAAGAAGTGATTAATCTTTATAACCAACTTGGTGATTTGCGCAACGATCTTATGCACGCCGGCAAGCGGAAACAACCGCAGGGCGCGCAAAGGGTTGAAGAGTGCGCAAAACGGTTATATGAGTCTTTGCAAAATACCTGTCGGCTTCCATCCTAG
- the groES gene encoding co-chaperone GroES, producing the protein MQVRPLHDRVVVKPKPKEEKTKGGIFLPDTASKERPMEGEVIAVGPGRRADDGKIIPMTVKVGQHVLYAKYAGTEFKIDDEEYLILQEKDILGIIEE; encoded by the coding sequence GTGCAAGTAAGACCACTCCACGATCGCGTTGTCGTGAAACCAAAACCCAAAGAGGAGAAGACCAAGGGCGGTATCTTCCTGCCGGATACCGCGAGCAAAGAGCGCCCGATGGAGGGCGAGGTTATTGCGGTTGGTCCGGGCCGGCGTGCCGATGACGGTAAGATTATTCCGATGACGGTGAAGGTTGGTCAACACGTGTTGTACGCTAAATACGCCGGTACCGAGTTTAAAATCGACGATGAAGAGTATCTGATCCTGCAAGAGAAGGATATTCTGGGTATCATCGAGGAGTAG
- a CDS encoding RNA polymerase sigma factor, with the protein MTVPSHHDLITGLQQRDPRMVSGIYETYGPRIYHYLCRRLGDPELARDAHSDVFVRLLERAAHYQDRGLPLTAWLFHLARDQAASVLRRDRRLAPLEDGDSTQNGDPEMLLAHQWDWEHLQQVLAALPDHYRQVLWLRFGDALSLEATAQQLGCTVSAVKALQHRAMTLACKLMREQQEIIPNPRRTYTPPMA; encoded by the coding sequence ATGACCGTTCCATCCCACCACGACCTCATTACCGGACTTCAACAACGCGACCCGCGGATGGTTAGCGGGATCTACGAAACCTACGGGCCGCGCATCTACCACTACCTGTGCCGGCGCTTGGGCGATCCCGAACTAGCCCGCGACGCCCACAGCGACGTGTTTGTCCGCCTGCTCGAACGGGCCGCCCACTACCAAGACCGCGGCCTGCCCCTCACCGCGTGGCTCTTCCACCTCGCCCGCGATCAGGCCGCCAGCGTGCTGCGCCGTGATCGGCGGCTTGCCCCGCTCGAAGACGGTGACAGTACGCAGAACGGCGACCCCGAAATGTTGCTCGCCCATCAGTGGGACTGGGAGCACCTCCAGCAGGTGCTCGCCGCCCTGCCCGACCACTACCGGCAGGTGCTCTGGCTCCGCTTCGGCGATGCCCTGTCCCTCGAAGCAACTGCCCAACAACTCGGTTGCACTGTCTCCGCTGTCAAAGCGCTCCAACACCGGGCGATGACCCTTGCCTGCAAACTGATGCGTGAGCAGCAAGAGATCATTCCCAACCCACGGCGGACGTATACCCCGCCGATGGCGTGA